Part of the Geovibrio ferrireducens genome, GTAGCCGCCGGAGAAAAAAGCGGCCCGTCCGTAGAGGCTGATGAAACCATATTTGTTATGACCGGAGGAACTGTCCCCCACGGTGCGGACACTGTTGCCCGTGTTGAAGACTGTGAAGATAACGACGGAATTATCACCATCCCCGGAACTATCCCCGCGGGAGATTCCGTCAACCTCGCCGGAGAAGAGGCCAGAAAAGGCGAAGCCGTAATCAGAAAAGGCGCAGTCATTGACAAGGGGCTGTACCCTGCCCTGTTTTATCTGGGCAAGGCTGAGGTTGAGGTATATAAAAAACCCCGTGTGGCCGCATTTGTCACCGGTGATGAAATCCTTGAAGTGGAAGAAAAATTCACCGAGGGAATGGTTTTTGACACCAACAGGCGCATTCTGGAAAGCTGCCTGAACTCCGTAGGCATAACCCCTGACTTCTTCGGCCCCATCGGGGACACGGAAGCGGAAGTGGCAAACGCTTTCAAGGAAATGTGCAGGGATCACGACATAATCATATCCTCCGGCGGCGTTTCCATGGGGAAATATGACTTCGTGAAAAAAGTGTTCAAAGAGCATGACTTCGAACTTTTTATAGAGAGAACACGCATCAAACCCGGCAGCCCGCTCATGGTGGCCAAAAGAGATAACAAGCTCTTCCTCGGCATGCCCGGCTACCCGGCGGCGTTTCTCACAAACTTTGTTTTCTACGCTGTGCCTCTTTTCAGGAAGGCTCTCGGCGTGACTGACTTTGAAAACAAGATCCATAAGGCAATCCTGAAAACCGAGATGAAGGCAAGAAAGGGGCGCATGGATGTTGACAGGGCTGTCGTAACTGTTGAGAACGGACGCTACTGCGCCGCCGATCCCGGTTCGCAGCTCACCTCCCACTTCATCAACTTTGCGGCGGTAAACGCCCTTGTGCTTATTGATGAAGACAAAAATTCGCTCCCCGCAGGTTCGGAAGCGGACATGATACTTATTCCGTAAAAACAGTGCCGCCTCCCGAAAAGGCGGCATTTTTATTTCAATTATCATAGAACAACAGCGACTTATTGCTTTTTTTGCTGTAAAATCAGGTATGACCATTTATCCTAGAGGGGCGGGGCAGTATAATTATGGCGGCGTATGATTTTGTTCTGAATGGGGATTTGCGTATTCTGAATATATCCGGAAAAGCAGAATCTTTTCTCGGATACGACATTTCGGATCTAAGGGGAAAAGCTTTCATAGAGCTCATAAAACTGGACTATCAGGAAAGGACGGCTTCCGCCCTTGGGCATGGCGAACAGGACTTCTGTTTTATCCTTGATGCAGGCAGTCTGTGGCATTTCATTGAGTTCGAGCCTGTCCCCCTGCCCGACGGCACAACGGGAATCAGCATATCAAACCTTAACCCGCTCGCCTCTGACAGCGGCAAAACATTCAGCAGTTTTGCCGGCTTCATTGAAAATATGTTCGACATTTACTACACAGCAGATATTTACGGCAATATAACCGCTATCTCCCCTTCCGTTTTCATATATTCCGGCTTCACCCCGGAGGAGCTCGTAGGAAAAAACCTCGGCAACGAGCTGTATGTTAACCCCGCAATGAGGGAAACATTCAAAGAGCTGATAGGAATCAACGGAAAAGTCTCAGCTTTTGACGCTCCTCTGTTCAGGAAGGACGGCAGCGTTTGGTGGGTTTCCACTTACGCGCACTTTATCAAAAACAGCAAGGGGGAAGTCATAGGCGTTGAAGGGATAGCCAGAGACATCACCGACCATAAGGAAGGGCTGGAAAAGCTGTTGAGAGGGATAGAAACCAGATATAAAACCCTCTTTGAATCGGCAACAGATGCCATCTTCATTGTGGATCTGCGCACCAAGCGGATTGTGGATGCTAATGCCGCAGCACGGAACATGACGGGCTACAGCCTCGATGAGCTCCGCACACTCATCCCCGAACAGGTTCACCCGCGCTATGAGTTTGAAAAAGTCCATAACTACATAATACGCAAGCGGGAAGAGTTCGGTCTCAAGGAAACGGTGAGGCTCGACTTCCTCAATAAACACGGCGAAATAATCCCTACAGAGATAACGGCATCCGTCATTACGGAGGACGGCAGGAAGTTTTCCATTGATGTGGCAAGGGATATTTCCCAAAGGCTTGCCACAGAAAAAAAACAGCGCGAACAGGAGCAGATGCTTGTTCATCAGTCCAAGCTGGCGGCTATGGGGGAAATGATTTCAAATATAGCCCATCAGTGGCGCCAGCCGTTAAGCAAAATGACAGGCATACTCACCAACCTTGAAATGGGCATAAAACAGGGCAATCTGGATAAAAACGAGGCAGAAGACCTTATCCGCGAAGCTTTTTCCACCCTCAAGTTCATGTCGCACACGATTGATGATTTCAAAAACTTCTTCAGCCCGTCAAAACCTGTCGAGGAGTTTTGTATCAATGCCGCCCTCAATGAGGTGCTGTCCATAATTGAGCCTAATCTCAGGTTCCACGGCATAAGGGTGATAATAAAGGCGCAGGAAAATATTTTTCTGACAACCCACAGGAATGAATTCTGTCAGGTTCTGCTGAACATAATCCAGAACGCGAAGGACATTTTATCCATCAGAAAAACGCCTGAACCCAAAATAGAAATACGGATAACAGCCGGAAGGGGGAAAACTGTGATCCGTGTGGCAGACAACGGCGGCGGCATAGAGCACTCAGCAATGGGGCGGATATTTGAGCCCTACTTCACCACCAGACCGGACGGTCAGGGTATAGGGCTGTATATGTCTAAGATAATTATAGAGAAGAA contains:
- a CDS encoding molybdopterin molybdotransferase MoeA, translated to MISWQEAKSILNSLVTTYGTEKVSVRESWGRTLAEDITVPRDYPDVHKSAVDGYAFRHGRKTYRLTGEVAAGEKSGPSVEADETIFVMTGGTVPHGADTVARVEDCEDNDGIITIPGTIPAGDSVNLAGEEARKGEAVIRKGAVIDKGLYPALFYLGKAEVEVYKKPRVAAFVTGDEILEVEEKFTEGMVFDTNRRILESCLNSVGITPDFFGPIGDTEAEVANAFKEMCRDHDIIISSGGVSMGKYDFVKKVFKEHDFELFIERTRIKPGSPLMVAKRDNKLFLGMPGYPAAFLTNFVFYAVPLFRKALGVTDFENKIHKAILKTEMKARKGRMDVDRAVVTVENGRYCAADPGSQLTSHFINFAAVNALVLIDEDKNSLPAGSEADMILIP
- a CDS encoding PAS domain S-box protein encodes the protein MAAYDFVLNGDLRILNISGKAESFLGYDISDLRGKAFIELIKLDYQERTASALGHGEQDFCFILDAGSLWHFIEFEPVPLPDGTTGISISNLNPLASDSGKTFSSFAGFIENMFDIYYTADIYGNITAISPSVFIYSGFTPEELVGKNLGNELYVNPAMRETFKELIGINGKVSAFDAPLFRKDGSVWWVSTYAHFIKNSKGEVIGVEGIARDITDHKEGLEKLLRGIETRYKTLFESATDAIFIVDLRTKRIVDANAAARNMTGYSLDELRTLIPEQVHPRYEFEKVHNYIIRKREEFGLKETVRLDFLNKHGEIIPTEITASVITEDGRKFSIDVARDISQRLATEKKQREQEQMLVHQSKLAAMGEMISNIAHQWRQPLSKMTGILTNLEMGIKQGNLDKNEAEDLIREAFSTLKFMSHTIDDFKNFFSPSKPVEEFCINAALNEVLSIIEPNLRFHGIRVIIKAQENIFLTTHRNEFCQVLLNIIQNAKDILSIRKTPEPKIEIRITAGRGKTVIRVADNGGGIEHSAMGRIFEPYFTTRPDGQGIGLYMSKIIIEKNIKGTITARNTFEGAEFTIVL